GTCATCTCTTTATCATGATTAGAGATTATTCAGTTTCAATCAAACCGTATTTACCATCTTTACGACGATAAACAATGCTTGTGCCATCTGTTTCACGATCATTAAACACGAAGAAGTCATGTCCTAATAAATTCATTTGTAGTACAGCTTCTTCTGAGTCCATTGGTTTTAAGCTGAATGTTTTAGAACGAATGATTTCGATATCAGACGCTGTTGCTTCTTGTTCCACTTCTGGTTCAGTCGCTTCAACTTCTGTAAATACATCCTCTTCATAACCACGGTCTCTGTTTTTACGATTAACGCGTGTTTTA
Above is a genomic segment from Staphylococcus delphini containing:
- the hpf gene encoding ribosome hibernation-promoting factor, HPF/YfiA family is translated as MINFEIHGDNLTITDAIRNYIEEKIGKLERYFTNVPNATAHVKVKTYQNSSTKIEVTIPLKNVTLRAEERHDDLYAGIDLINNKLERQVRKYKTRVNRKNRDRGYEEDVFTEVEATEPEVEQEATASDIEIIRSKTFSLKPMDSEEAVLQMNLLGHDFFVFNDRETDGTSIVYRRKDGKYGLIETE